Proteins encoded in a region of the Mucilaginibacter sabulilitoris genome:
- a CDS encoding homoserine dehydrogenase, whose amino-acid sequence MSKKLNIGLFGFGVVGQGLYDIIKTKHLNIEIVKFAIKDPNKKRTLPAELFTTDKDELLNNPEINTIVELINDTEAAFEIVSRALSSGKNVVSASKKMIALHLEELIELQHKHGTSLLYEGAVCGSIPIIRNLEEYYDNELLHSISGIFNGSSNYILSKGFIEGLDYNSALKQAQDLGFAETDPTSDVGGFDAKYKLVIAAAHAYGVIVEPDEVFNLGIQNLGAQDLQYAREKNLKIKLVPVAKELDERNVALFVLPKFVNETEFLYNVEYEYNGVTVQAAFADQQFFFGKGAGGHPTGSAVLSDIAALRYNYQYEYKKAKEKTDLNFTNNIELNIYLRYDDESLVEALNFEHIQERYYSGNYKFVIGKINLQNLIDNQNRISESKAFIAFADQLTGVSLASASKQAAEAV is encoded by the coding sequence ATGAGTAAAAAGTTAAATATAGGATTATTTGGATTTGGGGTAGTTGGTCAGGGATTGTATGATATTATCAAAACCAAACATCTGAACATAGAGATAGTAAAATTTGCTATAAAGGATCCGAATAAAAAACGTACACTACCGGCTGAATTATTTACAACTGATAAAGATGAGTTGCTGAATAACCCCGAGATAAACACTATTGTAGAATTGATAAATGATACAGAAGCAGCATTTGAAATAGTTTCGAGAGCATTAAGCTCCGGTAAAAATGTAGTATCTGCCAGTAAAAAAATGATCGCTCTCCATTTGGAAGAATTGATAGAGCTGCAGCATAAACATGGTACCTCGTTATTATACGAGGGTGCGGTTTGCGGCAGTATCCCGATTATCCGCAACCTGGAAGAATATTATGATAATGAATTACTGCATTCTATCAGTGGTATTTTTAATGGTTCGTCAAATTACATACTGTCCAAAGGATTTATAGAAGGTTTAGATTATAACAGCGCCCTGAAACAAGCTCAAGATCTGGGTTTTGCTGAAACCGATCCGACTAGTGATGTTGGAGGCTTTGATGCCAAATATAAGCTGGTAATTGCTGCCGCGCATGCTTATGGTGTAATTGTAGAGCCCGACGAAGTATTTAATTTAGGTATCCAAAATCTTGGTGCCCAGGATTTGCAATACGCTCGTGAAAAGAACCTGAAAATTAAACTGGTGCCGGTAGCCAAAGAGCTTGATGAAAGAAATGTGGCCCTGTTTGTATTACCCAAATTTGTAAACGAAACCGAGTTTTTATACAACGTAGAATATGAATATAACGGTGTAACTGTACAGGCGGCTTTTGCCGATCAGCAGTTCTTTTTTGGAAAAGGTGCTGGTGGCCACCCTACCGGCTCGGCAGTGTTATCGGATATAGCTGCATTACGCTACAATTATCAATACGAGTATAAAAAGGCAAAGGAAAAAACAGACCTTAACTTTACCAACAATATTGAATTGAACATCTACCTCAGATATGATGACGAAAGTTTAGTTGAAGCATTAAATTTTGAACATATACAGGAACGCTATTATTCAGGTAATTATAAGTTTGTTATCGGAAAAATCAATTTGCAAAATCTGATCGACAATCAAAACCGTATATCTGAAAGCAAGGCATTTATCGCTTTTGCCGATCAGCTCACCGGGGTTAGCTTAGCATCGGCATCAAAACAAGCTGCCGAAGCTGTATAA
- a CDS encoding trans-sulfuration enzyme family protein produces MKTETIAIHAGNKKDESSKAVIQPIILSTTFERGIDGDFPGGHIYSRSSNPNRESLENVLAKLEGGADAASFSSGNAAGMSVFQSLAPGTHVIAPDDMYHGLRNQLKNLFADILTFDFIDVNNTTILQQHIKPETGLIWVETPSNPLLKITDIKKIVAIAKPKGIKVACDNTFATPICQQPITLGADLVMHSATKYFGGHSDLMGGALITAEKNEWWAKIRQVQEMGGAIPSPTDCYMLARSIKTLPYRVKGHVHNAQLLAEFLEKHPGVEKVMYPGLPSHPQYAIAKEQMLAFGGMLSFIVRGDEEHTRTVINKLQLFTRATSLGGVESLVEHRATVEGPDTKTPRNLLRVSVGLEHIDDLVADLDQALS; encoded by the coding sequence ATGAAAACTGAAACTATAGCAATACACGCCGGAAATAAGAAGGATGAATCGTCGAAAGCTGTAATACAGCCAATTATATTATCAACCACCTTTGAACGTGGTATTGATGGTGATTTTCCAGGCGGGCATATCTACAGTCGTTCATCAAACCCTAACCGGGAATCGTTGGAGAATGTACTTGCCAAATTAGAAGGCGGCGCCGATGCTGCGTCTTTTTCTTCGGGCAATGCAGCAGGCATGTCAGTATTTCAGTCGTTGGCGCCGGGTACGCATGTTATAGCTCCCGATGATATGTATCATGGGTTACGTAACCAGCTTAAAAATTTGTTCGCTGATATTTTAACTTTTGATTTTATTGATGTTAACAACACCACAATACTACAGCAGCATATTAAGCCTGAAACCGGTTTAATATGGGTTGAAACCCCATCAAATCCGCTGCTTAAAATAACCGATATTAAAAAGATAGTGGCCATTGCCAAACCTAAAGGTATTAAAGTAGCTTGCGATAACACTTTTGCCACGCCCATTTGTCAGCAGCCCATTACTTTAGGTGCTGATCTGGTAATGCACTCAGCCACAAAATATTTTGGCGGTCACAGCGACCTAATGGGTGGCGCATTAATTACCGCCGAAAAAAATGAATGGTGGGCTAAGATACGCCAGGTACAGGAAATGGGTGGCGCTATCCCCTCTCCAACCGATTGCTATATGCTGGCCCGCAGCATCAAAACCCTGCCTTACCGGGTTAAGGGCCATGTGCATAATGCACAGTTGTTAGCGGAGTTTTTAGAAAAACATCCGGGAGTTGAAAAGGTAATGTATCCGGGGTTGCCGTCTCATCCACAGTACGCTATTGCCAAAGAGCAGATGCTGGCGTTTGGAGGAATGTTATCTTTTATTGTTAGAGGCGATGAAGAACACACCCGCACTGTAATAAATAAACTGCAACTATTTACCAGGGCCACAAGCCTTGGCGGAGTTGAAAGCCTGGTTGAGCACCGGGCAACTGTTGAGGGGCCTGATACCAAAACACCACGAAATTTGCTTAGGGTATCTGTGGGTTTAGAGCATATCGACGATTTGGTAGCTGATTTGGATCAGGCGTTGTCCTGA
- the mqnE gene encoding aminofutalosine synthase MqnE, with translation MEAEGNLQLLLQNPDLSADLKHIAEKVLNNQRITFDEGVILYEQGDLGYLGVLANYIREKRHGHKTFFNRNFHIEPTNLCVYDCKFCSYSRLLKQKSEGWEYTMDEMFNMVTKYDGEPVTEVHIVGGVLPQYDVPFYQELFSRIKAHRPELHIKALTPVEYHYIFKKAKIDYATGMRLMQEAGLQSIPGGGAEIFHPEVRDQISKDKCTGDQWLAIHEEWHKLGGRSNATMLYGHIEKYWHRVDHMERLRQLQDKTGGFQTFIPLKFRNQDNQMSHVPESTVVEDLRNYAVSRIYLDNFDHIKAYWAMISRTTAQLSLNFGVDDIDGTLDDTTKIYSMAGAEEQHPGMSTKQLVELIKNVGRQPIERDTLYNVVADFTDFEFPEESKPHYYKLPVIN, from the coding sequence ATGGAAGCTGAAGGTAATTTACAGTTATTATTGCAAAATCCGGATTTGTCCGCTGATTTAAAGCACATTGCCGAAAAAGTACTAAACAATCAACGCATCACCTTTGATGAAGGCGTAATATTGTATGAACAGGGAGACCTGGGTTATCTGGGCGTTTTAGCCAATTACATTCGCGAAAAACGGCACGGCCATAAAACATTCTTCAATCGTAATTTTCATATTGAGCCTACCAATCTTTGCGTTTACGATTGCAAGTTTTGCTCTTATTCGCGTCTGCTCAAGCAAAAATCTGAAGGTTGGGAATATACCATGGATGAAATGTTTAATATGGTAACCAAATATGACGGGGAACCTGTTACTGAAGTTCATATAGTAGGAGGGGTTTTACCTCAATACGATGTACCTTTTTATCAGGAGCTTTTCAGTCGCATAAAAGCACATCGTCCCGAATTACATATTAAAGCGTTAACACCCGTAGAATATCATTATATATTTAAAAAAGCCAAAATTGATTATGCAACCGGAATGCGCCTGATGCAGGAAGCTGGTTTACAATCCATCCCAGGCGGTGGTGCCGAAATATTTCATCCTGAAGTCCGCGATCAGATATCTAAGGATAAATGCACCGGCGATCAATGGCTGGCCATTCATGAAGAGTGGCACAAGCTGGGTGGTCGCTCTAACGCTACCATGCTATATGGGCACATTGAAAAATACTGGCACCGCGTTGATCATATGGAGCGCTTACGCCAGTTGCAAGATAAAACCGGAGGGTTCCAGACTTTTATCCCGTTAAAATTCCGTAACCAGGACAACCAGATGTCACATGTGCCGGAATCTACGGTAGTGGAAGATCTGCGCAATTACGCTGTATCGCGTATTTATCTTGATAATTTTGATCACATCAAAGCTTATTGGGCTATGATCAGCCGTACTACTGCACAATTATCTTTAAACTTTGGGGTAGATGATATTGACGGTACACTTGATGATACTACCAAAATATACTCCATGGCCGGTGCCGAAGAGCAGCATCCCGGTATGAGTACCAAACAGTTGGTTGAGCTGATTAAAAACGTGGGCAGGCAACCTATTGAACGCGATACATTATATAATGTAGTAGCTGATTTTACTGATTTTGAATTTCCGGAAGAAAGTAAACCCCACTACTATAAATTACCTGTTATTAATTAG
- a CDS encoding homoserine O-acetyltransferase family protein, with amino-acid sequence MNTEIFKYTQTFEFESGQEIQDLEIGFHTYGRLNKEKDNVVWVCHALTANADVFDWWKGFAGTGHLFNPEEHFIVCANILGSPYGTTNPLSINPVTGQPYYQAFPQFTIRDIVKAHQLLADHLQIDHIHILIGGSLGGQQAIEWAIIEPERIKNLILIATNARHSPWGIAFNESQRLAISTDRTFYANTPDGGQKGLKAARSIALLSYRGYKTYSVTQQEETDGKTDDYRAATYQNYQGQKLVNRFNAYSYWYLTKTMDSHNVGRNRSSVEKALSLIKARTLVIGIKSDVLFPIEEQQYLFHHIPKSAFAELDSFYGHDGFLIETEALTNIITSFFKTDVKGKIIELQRTA; translated from the coding sequence ATGAATACAGAGATATTTAAGTACACACAAACGTTTGAGTTCGAATCGGGCCAGGAAATACAGGATCTGGAAATTGGTTTTCATACTTATGGAAGGTTAAATAAAGAAAAGGATAATGTTGTATGGGTATGCCACGCACTTACCGCCAACGCCGATGTTTTTGACTGGTGGAAAGGTTTTGCCGGTACAGGTCACCTATTTAATCCTGAGGAACATTTTATTGTGTGTGCCAATATATTGGGGTCGCCTTATGGCACAACTAACCCGCTTAGTATTAATCCGGTAACCGGGCAACCATATTATCAGGCGTTTCCCCAATTTACAATAAGGGATATTGTTAAGGCACATCAATTACTGGCAGATCATTTACAGATAGATCATATACATATTTTGATAGGTGGTTCGCTTGGCGGGCAACAAGCTATTGAATGGGCTATTATAGAGCCCGAACGTATTAAAAATCTTATACTGATTGCGACCAACGCACGCCACTCACCATGGGGAATCGCGTTTAACGAATCTCAACGCCTGGCTATCAGTACCGATCGTACTTTTTATGCCAACACACCCGATGGAGGTCAAAAAGGACTTAAAGCGGCGCGAAGCATAGCCCTGCTCTCCTATCGCGGTTATAAAACCTATTCGGTAACCCAGCAGGAAGAAACTGATGGCAAAACAGATGATTACCGTGCGGCTACGTATCAAAACTATCAGGGGCAAAAACTGGTGAACAGGTTTAATGCTTATAGCTACTGGTACCTGACCAAAACCATGGATTCGCACAATGTGGGCCGTAACCGCAGCAGCGTTGAAAAAGCATTGAGTCTGATTAAAGCACGTACGCTGGTAATCGGCATTAAATCAGATGTCTTATTCCCCATTGAAGAACAACAATATTTATTTCATCATATACCTAAATCGGCCTTTGCCGAACTGGATTCATTTTACGGCCACGATGGTTTCCTGATCGAAACAGAGGCTTTAACAAATATTATTACATCGTTTTTTAAAACTGATGTAAAAGGAAAAATTATAGAATTGCAACGTACAGCGTAA
- a CDS encoding O-acetylhomoserine aminocarboxypropyltransferase/cysteine synthase family protein encodes MSASNLKFETLQLHAGQEVDATTGARAVPLYQTTSYVFNNAEHGANLFALKEFGNIYTRIMNPTTDVFEKRIAALEGGVAALATASGQASQFLALNNIMQAGDNFVTSPFLYGGTYNQFKVAFKRLGIEARFAKDDTAESLETLIDDKTKAIFLETVGNPGFTIADFDKVGALAKKHDLPLIVDNTFGAAGYLFRPLDHGAHIVVQSSTKWIGGHGTTIGGVIVDGGNYNWANGKFPQFTEPSEGYHGLVFSDVFGIGGPFGNIQFIIRARVEGLRDFGPAQAPFNSWLNIQGLETLSLRVQRHVDNALELAKWLEQHPQVVSVNYPGLPSSPYHVLAKKYLKNGFGGVLSFEIKGDKQQASNFIDSLQLVSHLANLGDAKTLIIQPSATTHQQLSDAEQLSAGVTPAGLRVSVGIEHIDDIKADFEQAFAKIKQLAA; translated from the coding sequence ATGTCTGCCAGCAATTTAAAATTCGAAACCTTACAATTACATGCCGGTCAGGAAGTTGATGCAACTACCGGCGCCCGGGCTGTTCCGCTTTATCAAACCACATCTTATGTATTTAATAATGCCGAGCATGGTGCCAACCTTTTCGCGCTAAAAGAATTTGGCAATATTTATACCCGCATCATGAACCCTACTACTGATGTTTTTGAAAAACGGATAGCGGCTTTAGAGGGTGGCGTTGCAGCATTGGCCACGGCTTCGGGTCAGGCATCGCAATTTCTGGCTTTAAATAATATAATGCAAGCTGGCGATAATTTTGTAACCTCTCCTTTTTTATATGGAGGTACTTATAATCAGTTTAAAGTTGCCTTTAAGCGTTTGGGTATTGAGGCTCGTTTTGCCAAAGATGATACTGCCGAAAGTCTGGAGACTTTAATTGACGATAAAACCAAAGCTATATTCCTGGAAACCGTAGGTAATCCAGGTTTCACTATTGCCGATTTTGATAAAGTGGGTGCTTTGGCAAAAAAGCACGATTTACCTTTAATAGTTGATAATACTTTCGGGGCAGCAGGATACCTGTTTCGCCCGCTTGATCATGGGGCACATATTGTTGTGCAGTCATCTACCAAATGGATAGGCGGTCATGGTACTACAATAGGCGGTGTAATTGTTGATGGTGGCAATTACAACTGGGCAAACGGCAAGTTTCCGCAATTTACAGAGCCATCAGAAGGCTATCACGGCCTTGTATTTTCTGATGTATTTGGTATTGGCGGGCCATTTGGCAATATTCAATTCATTATACGGGCCCGTGTAGAAGGGCTACGTGATTTTGGTCCGGCGCAAGCTCCGTTTAATTCATGGCTGAATATACAGGGCTTGGAAACACTTTCATTACGTGTACAGCGCCATGTTGATAATGCACTTGAGCTGGCTAAATGGCTGGAACAGCATCCGCAAGTGGTCTCGGTTAATTATCCTGGCCTGCCGTCATCTCCATACCATGTATTGGCCAAAAAATATTTAAAAAATGGTTTTGGTGGTGTATTGTCATTTGAAATTAAAGGCGATAAACAACAGGCAAGCAACTTTATCGACAGTTTACAATTAGTAAGTCACCTGGCTAATTTAGGTGATGCCAAAACATTGATCATTCAGCCATCGGCAACCACGCATCAGCAATTATCTGATGCCGAACAACTATCTGCCGGGGTTACGCCGGCAGGGTTACGCGTATCGGTAGGTATTGAACATATTGATGATATAAAAGCCGATTTTGAACAGGCTTTTGCCAAAATAAAGCAGCTTGCTGCATAG
- the gpmA gene encoding 2,3-diphosphoglycerate-dependent phosphoglycerate mutase, whose protein sequence is MQKIVLVRHGESEWNLENRFTGWEDVDLSENGYIQAKNAGRILKKNGYNFDAGFTSYLKRSIKTMHFVLEELDHLWIPVEKSWRLNERFYGDLQGMNKDDAIAKYGLEQVQKWRRDPNEHPPAITKEDPRYPGHDLRYKDLTDRELPLTENLSETMDRVLPFWNETIVNTMRRNQKVIVVAHGNSLRSLIKYIDNLSDEDVSKLEIPTATPWVYELDHGLNQIRHYYLD, encoded by the coding sequence ATGCAAAAAATAGTATTAGTACGACATGGCGAAAGCGAATGGAACCTGGAAAACCGCTTTACCGGCTGGGAAGATGTTGATTTATCTGAAAATGGATACATACAGGCCAAAAATGCAGGTCGCATATTAAAAAAGAACGGATATAATTTTGATGCCGGTTTTACATCCTATTTAAAACGATCAATAAAAACGATGCACTTTGTGTTAGAGGAGCTTGATCACCTATGGATACCTGTTGAAAAATCATGGCGCCTGAATGAACGTTTCTACGGCGATCTGCAGGGCATGAATAAGGATGACGCCATTGCTAAATATGGGCTTGAACAGGTACAAAAGTGGCGGCGCGACCCAAATGAGCATCCGCCAGCTATAACTAAGGAAGATCCCCGTTACCCAGGACATGATCTTCGGTATAAGGATCTTACAGACCGTGAACTGCCATTAACCGAAAACCTGAGCGAAACGATGGATAGGGTACTACCTTTCTGGAACGAAACCATAGTAAACACCATGCGGCGAAATCAGAAGGTAATTGTAGTAGCACATGGCAACAGTTTACGTTCATTAATAAAATACATTGATAACCTTAGCGACGAGGATGTAAGCAAGCTTGAAATACCTACTGCTACACCATGGGTGTATGAACTTGACCACGGACTGAACCAGATCAGACATTACTATCTTGATTAA
- a CDS encoding SRPBCC domain-containing protein, which translates to MKDFKKYYNIPATPDEIYMALTNPVTMELWTGEVAEMSTEAGSEFSMWDGSITGKNLEFEPGKKIVQQWYFEGESDNSVVTIKLHPDKKGSSVELRHTNIPDADYDGMVDGWNNSYFGALQEFFEGE; encoded by the coding sequence GTGAAAGATTTTAAAAAATATTACAATATTCCGGCTACGCCCGATGAAATTTATATGGCCCTTACTAATCCTGTTACCATGGAACTTTGGACAGGTGAAGTGGCAGAAATGTCTACTGAAGCAGGCTCTGAATTTTCTATGTGGGACGGCAGTATAACCGGAAAAAACCTGGAGTTTGAGCCAGGCAAAAAAATAGTACAGCAGTGGTATTTTGAAGGTGAGTCTGATAATTCTGTTGTAACCATTAAACTGCATCCCGATAAAAAAGGTTCATCTGTTGAACTTCGGCACACCAATATTCCGGATGCCGATTATGATGGCATGGTTGACGGATGGAACAATAGCTATTTTGGCGCATTGCAGGAGTTTTTTGAAGGAGAATAA
- a CDS encoding OmpA family protein has protein sequence MKSNFKRATLLLTGLMVGGKLFAQTADTTAAGNDYVKPFSGGSNLRTWSIGVHGGMLTPYTIFGTNSRQDFKNPTEQFGYGAYIKGQILPSLGIQADFLRGKVRGNNSQPDVAGNTIYSQYTTNINWSAALSANITLANINWRHDKPFIQPYLTVGAGNMNYTPKITTPGGQETNFKTDGKGSINEIFIPLGLGLKFDIAPGVNLDLGYTVNFVQSDNFDGFNSGSTNDRFSYAHVGLEFALGSRKKPQMATHNPVSSMRKEYLWENQQTKTLLQQQIDAEKAKNDQLRNDLNTTNANLAKLTTDSDGDGVVDVNDKCPNTPAGTKVDGSGCPLAKPVVYVTEEDKKVVKDAIKNLEFDLGKATIRAHSYPSLDRVANLLIDKNFSLKLAGHTDNTGSADLNMRLSKDRAESVKSYLVSKGANASRIEATGYGQTQPIATNKTAAGRQANRRVEFTLY, from the coding sequence ATGAAATCAAATTTTAAAAGAGCCACACTACTACTTACAGGACTTATGGTAGGTGGTAAACTATTTGCACAAACCGCCGATACTACCGCAGCGGGCAATGATTATGTTAAACCTTTTTCAGGTGGCAGTAATCTCCGCACCTGGTCAATAGGTGTTCATGGCGGTATGTTAACGCCTTACACCATTTTTGGTACCAATAGCCGACAGGATTTTAAAAACCCCACCGAACAGTTTGGTTATGGCGCTTACATCAAAGGCCAAATTCTACCTTCGTTAGGTATCCAGGCTGATTTCCTTAGAGGTAAAGTAAGAGGTAACAACAGCCAGCCTGATGTAGCGGGTAACACAATTTATAGCCAATACACAACCAATATCAATTGGTCGGCGGCTTTAAGTGCTAACATTACATTGGCTAATATTAACTGGCGCCATGACAAACCATTTATCCAGCCTTATTTAACTGTAGGTGCAGGTAACATGAACTATACACCTAAAATTACAACGCCGGGTGGCCAGGAAACAAATTTTAAAACTGATGGCAAAGGCTCCATAAATGAAATATTCATTCCGCTTGGCCTGGGTTTAAAGTTCGATATTGCTCCAGGTGTTAACCTTGATTTGGGTTATACTGTAAACTTTGTACAATCTGATAACTTCGATGGCTTTAACAGCGGATCAACCAATGATAGATTCTCTTACGCACACGTAGGCTTAGAGTTTGCCTTGGGCAGCCGTAAAAAACCACAAATGGCCACTCATAATCCGGTATCATCTATGCGCAAAGAATACCTATGGGAAAATCAACAAACCAAAACTTTGTTACAACAACAAATTGATGCAGAAAAAGCTAAAAACGACCAGTTAAGAAATGATTTGAACACTACTAATGCCAACCTTGCCAAATTAACAACAGACAGCGACGGAGACGGCGTGGTTGATGTTAACGACAAATGCCCGAATACACCGGCAGGAACAAAAGTAGATGGCTCAGGTTGTCCGCTTGCTAAACCGGTTGTTTATGTAACTGAAGAAGACAAAAAGGTTGTTAAGGATGCGATTAAAAACCTGGAGTTTGATTTGGGTAAGGCAACTATCCGTGCTCACTCATATCCAAGTTTGGATAGGGTAGCCAATTTATTAATTGACAAAAACTTCAGCTTAAAACTTGCCGGCCATACAGATAACACCGGATCTGCTGATCTGAACATGAGATTATCGAAAGACCGTGCTGAATCGGTTAAATCTTATTTGGTAAGTAAAGGTGCAAATGCATCACGTATTGAAGCTACAGGTTATGGTCAAACACAGCCTATTGCAACCAACAAAACTGCTGCCGGCCGTCAGGCTAACCGCAGGGTTGAATTTACTTTATATTAA
- a CDS encoding acetate uptake transporter, with the protein MIPTTPVTVKDGIANPAPLGLCAFGMTTVLLNIHNAGFFEMNTMILAMGIFYGGLAQVIAGVIEAKKNNTFGLTAFTSYGFFWLSLVGLLVMPKLGWGAAPSEGAMCAYLSIWGVFTLLLFFGTLKLNRALQFVFASLTILFFLLVAGDATGNSDIKHLAGYEGIICGASAIYTGIANVLNEIYGKVVMPVGPVNV; encoded by the coding sequence ATGATTCCTACTACACCAGTAACGGTAAAAGATGGCATTGCCAATCCCGCTCCTCTTGGTCTTTGTGCTTTTGGCATGACTACTGTATTGTTAAACATTCACAATGCCGGTTTTTTTGAAATGAACACCATGATATTAGCCATGGGCATATTTTATGGCGGACTGGCCCAGGTTATTGCTGGTGTTATTGAAGCCAAAAAGAATAATACGTTTGGCTTAACCGCATTTACATCTTACGGCTTCTTCTGGCTTTCGTTGGTAGGTCTGCTGGTTATGCCTAAACTGGGTTGGGGAGCTGCTCCATCAGAAGGTGCAATGTGCGCCTATTTAAGTATATGGGGAGTATTTACCTTATTGTTGTTTTTCGGCACTTTAAAACTAAACAGGGCGCTGCAATTTGTTTTTGCCTCATTAACCATATTATTCTTTTTGCTGGTAGCAGGTGATGCTACCGGAAATAGCGACATAAAGCATCTGGCTGGATATGAAGGTATCATCTGCGGGGCATCGGCCATATATACCGGTATTGCTAATGTACTGAACGAAATTTATGGCAAGGTTGTAATGCCCGTAGGCCCTGTTAATGTTTAA